In Desulfosediminicola ganghwensis, a single window of DNA contains:
- a CDS encoding sugar ABC transporter substrate-binding protein produces the protein MSVLVLQSRARADLALSRQVAETAMEDTSGWPLPPAGPAAAKNKLIVYVAEDLRNGGVLGVGSGVCEAAESIGWQCRVFDLGSLDVKREAIFSEVFELEPDGVVLGGLDAHASLRYLERFKDAAIPIVGWHVAPFPGVVEGTPIAVNIATDSKDVARVAAHYVIADSGGKASVILFTDSRFAIALKKSDIMAEIIQSCEGCEVLEILDVSLDSVNVQMPDVINALIGKYGERWNYSLGINDLYYDSSVTSLVLAGNDPGGPPFNISAGDGSPSAFLRIRSDSYQKATVPEPLLFHGWQLVDELNRIFSNKPPSGYVTPPHIVTRKNIWPKDEGLNLFDIKNNYREHYSRSWSGNQ, from the coding sequence ATGTCTGTACTCGTTCTCCAGAGCCGTGCCCGGGCAGATCTCGCTTTGTCCAGGCAAGTAGCCGAAACAGCGATGGAGGATACCAGTGGTTGGCCTCTACCTCCTGCTGGACCCGCCGCTGCAAAAAACAAACTGATTGTTTATGTCGCTGAAGACCTCAGAAACGGTGGGGTCTTGGGAGTGGGCTCCGGTGTCTGTGAGGCAGCGGAAAGCATTGGCTGGCAGTGTCGAGTATTTGATCTCGGCAGCCTTGACGTGAAGAGGGAGGCGATTTTTTCAGAGGTTTTTGAGCTGGAACCGGACGGAGTGGTACTCGGTGGTTTGGATGCCCATGCCAGCCTGAGATATCTGGAGCGGTTTAAAGACGCGGCAATTCCGATTGTGGGTTGGCATGTTGCGCCATTTCCTGGCGTGGTGGAGGGGACACCTATTGCAGTCAATATTGCCACGGACTCAAAAGATGTGGCCAGGGTGGCGGCGCATTACGTGATAGCAGACTCCGGGGGCAAAGCGTCGGTCATACTATTTACGGACAGCCGATTTGCCATCGCCCTGAAGAAATCGGACATCATGGCGGAGATTATTCAGAGTTGTGAAGGATGTGAAGTTCTCGAAATTCTGGATGTCAGCCTGGATAGTGTGAATGTACAAATGCCTGATGTCATAAATGCTTTAATTGGGAAATACGGCGAGCGCTGGAATTACTCTCTCGGCATAAACGATTTATATTACGATAGTTCTGTAACTTCACTGGTGCTGGCTGGTAACGATCCCGGTGGGCCGCCGTTCAATATTTCGGCCGGGGATGGCAGCCCATCCGCTTTTTTGCGAATTCGCAGCGACAGTTATCAGAAGGCAACGGTTCCGGAACCATTGCTTTTTCATGGTTGGCAGCTCGTAGATGAACTGAACAGGATCTTCAGTAACAAACCGCCAAGCGGTTATGTGACCCCGCCGCATATCGTGACCAGAAAAAATATATGGCCGAAGGATGAAGGTCTGAACCTGTTTGATATAAAAAATAATTACAGGGAACATTACAGCAGAAGCTGGTCCGGGAACCAATAA
- a CDS encoding GGDEF domain-containing protein has translation MRKWFYSIQSRLTATLVIAVLVILLGGCLYFYYSNQLLSATEIFVENTLPSIETANALEHTVTEIGNFSRDLTESDTVDDLSLIYGRLEVLLYRLEDTTARISQKEGGFDLLKLNYLSQAIHTLVLQIFQLEAHKLEIEHQRESLLGDIGSQLLAEALPYAAVVNAEVWREKVAVDAQQVTADLLRSCLLKMVIISSQLELVKESEEIDALEDSFVIIKGVYTKMLAANQQLAPVKSVYQTHISDMEALYDRHRKYLLINEDVAMFSTELDEQIINLASLASESVDVVFGHFHQTAAKVIEKERIGLYITTMLTLGAIVTLYILYRRVVVSGFGDRLSLISRAMVAESGSEPPHIPVRGRDEIAVMAKAAEELLGKAVRLRNLAAVDQLTQVWNRRHFFELAAIETDRATRHNSVSVIMMLDIDHFKKVNDTHGHNFGDHALFEVAQSCKGAIRSIDIFARYGGEEFALIMPETSLEEGVIAAERIRTTVASKPLQTKNGKELVLTISIGMVEVRLNQVKIDDALGFADRALYLAKKMGRNRVEVFQTGSLTGGWQDEMS, from the coding sequence ATGAGAAAATGGTTTTACAGTATTCAATCAAGATTGACGGCGACCCTGGTTATTGCAGTGCTGGTTATTCTGCTGGGAGGCTGTCTGTATTTTTACTATTCAAACCAGCTGCTATCGGCCACAGAGATCTTCGTTGAGAATACCCTTCCCAGTATAGAGACGGCAAATGCACTTGAGCATACGGTTACCGAAATCGGCAATTTCAGCCGGGACCTGACAGAGAGCGATACTGTCGATGACCTGAGCCTGATCTATGGGCGGCTCGAGGTACTGCTCTACAGACTGGAAGACACCACAGCGAGAATATCACAGAAGGAGGGGGGGTTCGATCTCCTGAAACTCAATTACCTGAGTCAGGCGATTCACACTCTAGTGCTGCAGATTTTCCAGCTTGAGGCCCATAAGCTGGAGATCGAACACCAGAGAGAGAGTCTGCTTGGTGATATCGGCAGTCAGCTGCTGGCGGAGGCGCTGCCCTATGCTGCGGTAGTCAATGCTGAGGTATGGCGGGAAAAGGTCGCTGTTGATGCCCAGCAGGTTACCGCGGATCTGTTACGTAGCTGTCTCCTAAAGATGGTTATCATCTCAAGCCAGCTTGAGTTGGTGAAAGAGAGTGAAGAAATTGATGCGCTGGAGGACTCTTTCGTTATCATCAAGGGTGTGTATACCAAAATGCTGGCGGCCAATCAGCAACTGGCACCTGTGAAGAGTGTCTATCAGACCCATATCAGTGACATGGAGGCGCTCTATGACAGGCATCGCAAGTACCTGCTGATAAATGAGGACGTTGCCATGTTTTCGACAGAACTGGATGAGCAGATAATAAACCTGGCCTCCCTTGCTTCAGAGTCGGTGGATGTGGTTTTCGGCCACTTTCATCAAACTGCGGCAAAGGTCATTGAGAAAGAGCGCATAGGGTTGTACATCACTACAATGCTCACTCTCGGGGCGATTGTAACGCTCTATATACTCTATCGCAGGGTTGTGGTGAGTGGCTTTGGTGACAGGCTCAGCCTCATCAGCCGTGCCATGGTGGCGGAGTCGGGGAGTGAGCCGCCCCATATCCCGGTAAGAGGCAGGGATGAGATCGCGGTGATGGCCAAGGCAGCGGAAGAATTACTGGGAAAAGCAGTGCGTCTCAGAAATCTTGCCGCAGTCGACCAGTTAACCCAGGTGTGGAACAGACGTCATTTTTTTGAGTTGGCCGCAATTGAGACAGACCGGGCGACCCGACATAATAGTGTCTCGGTGATAATGATGCTGGATATCGATCATTTCAAGAAGGTGAATGACACCCATGGTCATAATTTTGGTGATCACGCCCTGTTCGAAGTGGCTCAGAGTTGCAAAGGTGCAATCCGTTCAATAGATATCTTTGCCCGCTACGGCGGCGAAGAGTTTGCCTTGATTATGCCTGAAACCTCTCTGGAGGAGGGCGTAATAGCCGCAGAACGTATTCGAACCACCGTTGCCTCTAAACCACTGCAAACGAAAAACGGTAAAGAACTTGTACTGACAATTAGCATTGGCATGGTTGAGGTTCGGCTGAACCAAGTCAAGATTGATGATGCTCTGGGGTTTGCCGACCGAGCACTCTACCTTGCTAAGAAAATGGGGCGAAATCGAGTGGAAGTTTTTCAAACGGGCAGCCTGACAGGTGGCTGGCAGGACGAAATGTCTTGA
- the sugE gene encoding quaternary ammonium compound efflux SMR transporter SugE, translating to MAWLYLFIAGLFECGWAIGLKYTEGFTKLMPSLFTVAAMGVSFFLLSAAMKTIPVGTAYAVWTGIGAVGVAIMGMVLFDESRDIMRILCLLLIVTGIMGLKFLAMSAE from the coding sequence ATGGCTTGGTTATATCTGTTTATTGCAGGGTTGTTTGAGTGTGGTTGGGCTATTGGCCTGAAATATACTGAAGGTTTCACAAAACTGATGCCCTCATTGTTCACTGTCGCAGCAATGGGGGTAAGTTTTTTTCTGCTCTCTGCAGCTATGAAAACCATTCCGGTCGGTACTGCCTATGCGGTGTGGACCGGGATTGGTGCCGTTGGGGTAGCCATTATGGGTATGGTGTTGTTTGATGAGTCACGTGATATCATGAGAATCTTGTGTCTGCTATTGATTGTGACAGGGATTATGGGGTTGAAATTCCTGGCTATGAGCGCGGAGTGA
- a CDS encoding helix-turn-helix transcriptional regulator: MISTPGDIIYASSPGTGIEALSCVSDFHFGTHIHDGHVIWLNSAGGEHFSVKGDSDILQPGSVSVIEPGVAHTNHPCEGSGRHLRSLYLAPDFFSRVAQMFIGIPDTINLPTATYHDEVSWRELLNLHEAVVSGQEQLVTEQFVVSLFTRLWRNTTAVQRSSGQSVRFTNKRFSQLAEVLHSDPAQSHTLSQLAELAGCTEHYVIRLFKKHCGISPHAYLVQLRLEKARRLLGADVSIADAAFRSGFADQSHLTRKFKERYGLTPGRYVNL; the protein is encoded by the coding sequence ATGATTTCAACACCCGGTGATATCATATACGCATCCTCGCCCGGGACCGGTATCGAAGCGCTCTCCTGCGTGAGTGATTTCCACTTCGGCACTCACATCCACGATGGGCACGTTATCTGGCTCAACTCAGCTGGTGGTGAGCATTTCTCGGTGAAAGGAGACAGTGACATCCTGCAACCGGGTAGCGTCAGCGTAATAGAACCGGGAGTGGCCCATACCAATCATCCCTGTGAGGGCAGCGGGCGTCACCTCCGCAGCCTCTATCTGGCACCCGATTTTTTTAGCCGGGTGGCGCAGATGTTCATCGGTATTCCTGATACCATAAACCTGCCGACAGCAACCTATCATGATGAGGTGAGCTGGCGTGAGTTACTCAATCTCCATGAGGCTGTTGTCTCGGGACAGGAGCAACTGGTTACCGAACAGTTTGTGGTCAGCCTTTTTACCAGACTCTGGCGGAACACCACTGCGGTACAGCGTAGTTCAGGCCAAAGCGTACGTTTTACCAATAAAAGATTTTCACAGCTTGCCGAAGTTCTGCACAGCGACCCGGCACAGTCTCACACGCTCTCTCAATTGGCCGAGTTGGCCGGTTGTACCGAACACTACGTGATCCGTCTCTTTAAAAAGCACTGTGGAATATCACCCCACGCCTATCTGGTACAGTTGCGACTGGAGAAGGCACGCAGGCTGTTGGGGGCAGATGTTTCCATTGCCGATGCAGCCTTCCGTTCAGGTTTCGCCGACCAGAGTCACCTCACCCGCAAATTCAAAGAGCGCTATGGGCTTACGCCTGGGCGTTACGTAAACCTGTAG
- a CDS encoding DMT family transporter: MTPYLYALGAILCWASLPAATGSGLVELTTPELMFFSFTAAAIYLYLQDLVVKRSARVFLPPLPASLFGVTGIFVYHFVYYLALERAPLAEGAILATTWSLWIVIFSSILRLKRLAPSMIVTAVLGFAGAALVIGGGKELSFQAAAMPGYLLALCCGLIWSSFSVALPYLKIKEEPMTAFTIYAAICSAILYVCTGPYEMPSLQALLSATYLGCVPLGLSFFLWNRAVTTGNMVIVGFLSYLTPPLAVLLVALVHGQKINTSVIWGMCLIIGASLLGRLRLNMLEKGGTKKTSN, translated from the coding sequence ATGACTCCCTATCTCTACGCGCTCGGCGCAATTCTCTGCTGGGCCAGTCTGCCCGCGGCGACAGGCTCAGGTCTGGTAGAACTCACAACACCAGAGCTGATGTTTTTCAGCTTCACAGCTGCAGCGATCTATCTGTACCTGCAGGATCTTGTGGTAAAGCGTTCAGCCAGAGTTTTTCTGCCCCCACTTCCTGCATCTCTTTTTGGTGTAACGGGGATTTTTGTTTACCATTTCGTCTATTATCTGGCACTGGAGCGGGCACCTCTGGCCGAAGGTGCCATTCTGGCTACGACCTGGTCTTTGTGGATCGTGATCTTCTCGTCAATTCTGCGCTTGAAGCGGTTGGCGCCGTCGATGATTGTCACAGCCGTACTCGGCTTTGCCGGCGCAGCTCTGGTGATTGGTGGCGGCAAGGAACTCTCTTTTCAGGCTGCGGCCATGCCCGGCTATCTGCTCGCCCTGTGCTGTGGTCTGATCTGGTCGAGTTTTTCCGTAGCATTGCCATATCTGAAAATAAAAGAGGAGCCAATGACCGCCTTCACCATCTACGCGGCGATCTGCTCGGCGATTCTTTATGTTTGCACCGGGCCATATGAGATGCCATCTCTGCAGGCTCTATTATCGGCAACCTACCTTGGCTGCGTGCCGCTTGGTCTGTCATTTTTCTTGTGGAACAGGGCTGTTACCACAGGCAATATGGTGATTGTCGGCTTTTTGAGCTACCTCACCCCGCCACTTGCGGTGTTGCTGGTGGCGCTGGTTCATGGTCAGAAGATCAACACGTCCGTGATCTGGGGAATGTGTTTGATTATTGGCGCCTCACTTCTTGGCAGGTTAAGATTGAATATGCTTGAAAAGGGTGGAACGAAAAAGACGTCAAATTGA
- a CDS encoding chaperone NapD, which yields MPIFSYLAIAKANARESLCSELSALKYCEVIPAENQEVIVLVTDTPDHATEKQLAETLKTLPSLQSLSLAFGYDDTL from the coding sequence ATGCCGATCTTCAGTTATCTCGCCATTGCTAAAGCAAATGCAAGGGAGTCACTCTGCTCTGAATTATCTGCTCTCAAATATTGTGAAGTGATTCCAGCCGAAAATCAGGAGGTGATCGTCCTTGTGACGGATACTCCTGACCATGCGACGGAGAAACAGCTTGCCGAAACATTGAAGACCCTGCCGTCTCTGCAATCTTTGAGCCTGGCCTTCGGTTATGACGATACGTTATGA